ATAATACTGACAAAACAAGTCTGTTCTGTCTGGTACTCACCTGTATGCCATGTATTAATACTTAAAGTGTAGCTAATTTAATTGGTCAATTCACcttgagagtgaaattgtccccacccctatTGGTTTCCTTCATGTCaaaaaccaaccagctgcttcccttaatgtgactttcagccagtaacatgctttgacccagaagacactgctgaggtgaaataacccaggaagtgcaagtataaTAGAtgacctgagaataaggcatagaaacggAGAACCTAAATACCAGGTAtaatgttttaaacagaaaatacatgtgtgcacATTTCAGACTAATCAAGCTAATGGAAGCTGATGGAAGGAACACAACAGGCAGGGTACAAAATACATGGCAAAGGAAATCTGGCTTCAATCAACCTATTTAACCtgagcaataataataacaatactactactacaactattcttcttcttcttcttcttcttcttcttcttcttcttcttcttcttcttcttcttcttcttaataataataataataataataataataataataactttaagcGTTGGAAAGCTGTTACTTATAATTTGATTACTTTTTGAGTAACACTAATATTGATGAAGCAAAGTCTCAAACATACAATGTGGCTAAAAAAAAGGTCAGATTTCAGGGTAATGCATTTAACAAGACCAATATCTATTGACATATTTGTTctaaacaattttttttgtctgaaaaaggtgattgtacattgcattttgttttgtgaactttagCAAAGACATATATCATTGGCTTTTGCATAAAAATCttagaaaaaaacttttttttttaatgtataaattTGTCTGCATTCTTTAGCTCTAAGCCTTCACAGCTTCTGTAACCCTTGGGACGTTTTTGACAACAGGCCGGAGACCAAAGATCTTGCGTGTACGTCCAATGATCTTCCTGGATAGAGCTGTTTGAACATTGGTATCAAGAAATGAAACATGTTCAATTGTATGTTGTAGATTGAAGGATACTGCAACATGAACTAGCATGTGTGCGTCAAATTTACAATTATGAGCTGTGACATAAAAAACAGTGCAAGCACCTCATTCAAACATAGTGATGAAACAGGTTCACCCTTGATGTACAGGACATTTCCAGTCTTAGATAATCCTGTTATTTTTCTTACTTTCTTTGCTATTTGACCATTTGGAATTACGTATTGATTCAATGTTCcctcatctttttttttactgtttgtatttaatgtactatgccctgtatttcactgtatttaatgtattatgcatggttcctcactatcttgtaaagtgctttgtgagggtggtccactatgaaaggcgctatataaaataaagattgattgattgatctccACAGGTAGAAATCTGAGTGATTTCAGTGCACTTCTTGCTGCACAGATTCCTTTTTCTGTCTAATTTTTGTGGGGACAATTTTGCATGGCATTCAGGTGAGAGATTGAGTTTAGAGTGCACCTAGGTATAACAAAATGAAATCAGCTAGTGTTTTCAAAACAGAATATgaaattaaagatttaaaaaagcaGACAGCTTTGCTTACCCATTACTGGTAGAAACAGAAACTTGAACAAAGGGTTGGaacttcaacaaaacaaaaaaagaacaatgttAGATATCGTAACACTGGTTAGTAAAAATATGCATAAATATATCAACGGGAGACTGTATAACTACTGAAAAATCTAACATTAACAACTGAGAGGCTATGGCACAGATGAAACCGTGACTAAACAGATTCATCTTAATCAGCCTTGAGGTGACTGAAATAATGTATTTCCATTCTAATGATGGAACTGTATGGGATCAGAGAAAAACCTATATAGACATTAATTTCCAAAACAACTGGCAGAAGTAAGCAGGGTACATTGCTATAGTTACGTTTATTATATGTGCCTTATTTTATCTTTCATTATAACACACGAGGATCATGAAGGGAACTTCAATTGATTAATATCTCTTCTGCTATCGGAATTCAGAAAAGTTAATCAAGTCAGTTGACGTCACGTTTTTGCTCCgtctgctctgctgctgctgggaaATCTCCTAAAACTGTCCACGCTCCTTCTACATAGACCGGTGAGGTTATACTAGTCACCCTGTACAGTGCTGTGAACCTGACCACAACCAGCTCTCCCATTCATTAGGTAACCTGTGCACGAGTGATTTCCTGCTAGTTGGAAGCATTGGAATAATCACGTGATCCAATGCATACTACATAAAAGAAATCAATACATATATAAGAACTGATGAAAACAAAATTCATAATTGTTTAAAAGTCAATTTCATGTAACATAGGAATATCATTTTCCCCGCTGACCACAGTTATCATGCTGTATATAATATTCTCGgtactgtgcctttaagaatTGTTTTGGTTCTGCACAGTAACGGAAGAAGAAGTGACGCTAGAACTAGGATCACATGAGAAATAGAGTCTGTATACAATAAGAAAGATTTGGGAATTTAGAAAATAGTTGCAACTGGCGTGTGATTTTACAATAAATGACGCGTGGCTGCAAATAACTACATTTACTACTTGCACTGTTACGACTtggttttttgtatttgtgtaaacGACAGAACATTGTATGCACGTGCTGCTAATTCTGTACAGTATCAAGATACTATGCAGAACATTTCCTCATATAGCCAGGCCTAGTTTTCTTTGTGATGTGGTGCAGCAGGCGGATTTCATAACATGTAAATAATGGGCAGACGGACCTTATTTGGCAAAAACCTCACTAGCAAACAAGTACGTCTGTGATGCACCTACAGATGTATGACGATCGGctgctttatgaaaataaactaaacaaaatgtcATCGGAACAAATGATTGCCATTATGATCGAGGATAAAACTTACAGTGTAAGCAAAAGCAAGCTTATAGAGAAAAGCGATTATTTTCGAGCTCTGTACAGTTCGGGCATGAAGGAATCCGAGGAGGATTCGGTGCAGTTGCAGGGACTCAGCGTGCACGGTCTGGAGCTTGTCATAGAGTTCATAAATACTGCTAAAGTGCAGATTGATAACGAGACCCTGGAGGACTTAATCGAGACGGCGTCTTTCCTGCAAGTGACTTCCATTGTCAAACTGCTCCTGTCCGAAATCAAGCTGGACAACTGCGTGGAACTGTACAAGCTTGCGGAGTTTTACGGAATCCACGACCTGAGCAGTGCTTGTCTCAAGTTCATGACCTGTCACTACCATCCGATGGTACGGAGGCAGGAATTCAGACACCTTCCCGCCGCCTTCAGGCAGCAGGTGCGGGACCTGAGGATGAAAGGCACGGCTACTTTAATAGCTATTGGGGACTTCATAGGCACCTCCCTGGACCTAGCCCACCAGGACGAGCCCTGGTCCATGCTGAGATATGACGAGGTGTCTCAACGTTGGCTACCGCTGGCTAGCAACCTGCCTTCTGACATGGTGAACGTCAGAGGGTATGGGTCAGCAGTTTTGGACAACTACCTTTTCATAGTAGGGGGCTACAGGATGACTAGCCAGGAAATATCTGCTGCTCACTGTTACAACCCCTGTCGAAATGAGTGGAATCAGATTGCATCGCTAAACCAGAAAAGGTAAAGTTAGCAGAGGATACGTTGTTTTTCAGGACATGTAAAGTGCACAAGGGGGGTTTGTTAGCAGGACCTTGTCTGTCATTTTCCAGTAATACTCATAAGCTGGTAATGCATTGAAGCTTACCACCAATAATCTGACAGGGTGACATTCTACACCTGCCTACAGGACAATATACCTCATATCAACATAATTCACCCAGAAGTATTTAAtagtcttttatttaaaaaaaaaaaaaggtaactgaAATGTATTCTTTCTGTCATTCCCACCCTAGTGGAGAAACTAGGAAGTAAACGAGTAGAAACCTGTTTTCCTACTAAATAATTAAGCAATGCCTTTGAGGGGGTGTTCTTGTAAATCTGCTGCTGCCctcataaccctaaccctaaccctcgcTATATCAACTGCTAATACCTCTAACCCTACCCCTCGCTATATCAACTGCTAatacctctaaccctaaccctcgcTATATCAACTGCTAatacctctaaccctaaccctcgcTATATCAACTGCTAATATCTCTACTGCTGTAGTTATCCAAGCAGTAAGAATGGGGTCCCTTTAACCTTATCTgtacaattatattttaatattgctgTGTATGCTGGAGTCAGTCATTTATTGTTTTCAACAAATCATTTATTCAACACTTGTGAAAGAGATTTTATGAACATGCTTTTGCCGTGTTAATCACGGTAATCGTGGTAATAGATATTATGAGTAGGTATCGTTTCTTCTACAATAGCAAGGATCATCGTCCTGTTCATTTCAGCGGGCTatgtgatgtcatagccgtggCGATATCTCATGGCATCACCTAGGTTCCCTTCAAACCAGTCAGTTCAAATGACAAAATATGACACCAGGGTGTGTGTTGTGGGCTTTGCCTCATGCCTCACAACACACCAGAGATGTGGTGACATCCCACAATGACACACACCCTGTCATGCTTTATTGCTGAATTAGATTAACTatgatacaaacactagctttcaagGCCTCGAAAGTAAGTGGGAATTTGTATCAAACATCATATTTTGACAATTGTTCTGCCATGCAAATGAAAACAGTAACACTTGTTTCTTATTCCATCtgcacctgaagaagagactttcAGTCTTGAAAGCTagtatttttactgtatatcgcaCTTATTCTAATAAACAGTAACTCTTGTGACAAGCAGTCATTTAATAGTATGTTTTTCAGTGTGCCTCgatattattatatatgtattttttgtgcagGTCTAATTTTAAGCTCCTGGCTGTGAATGGAAAGCTGTATGCAGTGGGAGGGCAGTCTGTGAGCAGTGTAGAATGCTACAACCCTGAGCTGGATTGGTGGAGTTCCGTTGCTTCTCTCCCGGACCCCCTTGCTGAGTTCTCAGCCTGCGAGTGTAAGGGCATGATGTACGTGATGGGAGGCTATACAGCACGAGGTGAGTAAACAGAcacatattttaaacacaatgcatAGATGAAAAGGTGCTACAACTTCCTGGTTcctcatcacttcctgtgctgtagttcAGACTCCAGTTGACCTGCTGCAATCTGACTATGAGACCGACAGCACCAGGGAGCAGCAGTGACTGTAAATTCTAAGAACAATTTACAAACAAGCTTGTGCAGTTCCTAATAGCTCATTGATCCCAATGCTTTTTAagaatcccagtgattcagcatcagcaacttGGCTAGGTTACCCGTTCTTCAGCACTTGTGTCCTAACTCTATCGCCACCTAATTTCCAATGGTGTCCTGTGGTCCTGGGTTCGGCACTGCACTTAACATATTGATTAtctgggttaactttgtcaactccttttaagatttggaACACTTTAATCAAGCCCACCCTAATtccttgatattattattattatttattagcagacgccctgatccagggcgacttacaattgttacaaaatatcacagtacaaagtatcacatttcagaatatcacatcaCAGagaagagcagttgtaaagtacaataaaatcagtagcaaaagatcaaatttaaataagagcaaaaaatagagaatatataaataattacatgtaagagcgggttcgactaagagcagttgacttctattaaaaatatttgcttataccagtaaagtccagtatgagcatgtagtaagtatgatgaatggatgatttcaaataagagcaattacaaaaaacgtgcatacggatacctataagagtttCTAAGCTTATAAGATATTCTAAGCTAAATGAATTCACTTCCTTTAACCTATCTTCATAGCTCCAGGGGGATTATGATTTGTTAAATCTTTATCTATAATGTTCGGTTAAGGAAGAATAAAAGCAAGAGAGGCCCTTAAAGGTTTTCAGCTCAATGAAAAGTGGGTTGATAACATTAAGAACATATTATTGCTTATAACTTTAAAAGCCAgaacagtagtctctggctaagcgaatacccctcgggaagcaagcgaagtgttctcttagccgaagtgttctccatgacagagttgaccaccagacacaaatgttttgaaaagattgaataaaccatttcaatttgatgatgaggagttatcaggttacaaaacagtactgtatcagtttttaaTCAGTGAGCAACGAATCCTATCGGTGccaaaaggtgttcttttaagcaaaattCCTgatcctttaggcggagcatttaaaATGGGAACATTTCGTTTCACCACAAGGTAGTTCCCTGA
Above is a window of Acipenser ruthenus chromosome 14, fAciRut3.2 maternal haplotype, whole genome shotgun sequence DNA encoding:
- the klhl42 gene encoding kelch-like protein 42 → MHLQMYDDRLLYENKLNKMSSEQMIAIMIEDKTYSVSKSKLIEKSDYFRALYSSGMKESEEDSVQLQGLSVHGLELVIEFINTAKVQIDNETLEDLIETASFLQVTSIVKLLLSEIKLDNCVELYKLAEFYGIHDLSSACLKFMTCHYHPMVRRQEFRHLPAAFRQQVRDLRMKGTATLIAIGDFIGTSLDLAHQDEPWSMLRYDEVSQRWLPLASNLPSDMVNVRGYGSAVLDNYLFIVGGYRMTSQEISAAHCYNPCRNEWNQIASLNQKRSNFKLLAVNGKLYAVGGQSVSSVECYNPELDWWSSVASLPDPLAEFSACECKGMMYVMGGYTARDRNMNILRYCPSSDSWFVFQACEVHIRKQQMLSVEDTIYLVGGYTHEIEPKKKTSQTDDMLTVQSYNITTGEWLYLKENTSKSGLNLTCTLHNDGIYIMSRDIALPTSLEHRVFLKYNIFYDMWESFRRFPAFGQNMLLCSLYLPNVI